Proteins from a genomic interval of Microbacterium phyllosphaerae:
- a CDS encoding RecQ family ATP-dependent DNA helicase produces MTSPAAVDTRTAALSALRELVGRPDADFHDGQYEAIEALVEGRRRALVVQRTGWGKSAVYFVATLLLRRQGAGPTVLVSPLLALMRDQIAAAERAGVRAVAINSTNAHEWSEVMEQLDRDEVDVLLVSPERLNNPAFREQQLPALVRRIGMLVVDEAHCISDWGHDFRPDYRRLRDLIEQMPPQVPVLATTATANSRVVADVAEQLGTGGAESTEDRPEVLTIRGPLARTSLRLGVLRLRDSASRLAWLLSHIDDLPGSGIIYTLTVAAAVDTARLLRDHGHEVRAYTGQTDTDERAESEGMLKRNEVKALVATSALGMGFDKPDLGFVLHLGAPSSPVAYYQQVGRAGRASESADVLLLPGVEDRDIWHYFATASMPDRERAERVIGALGDQPISTPALEAMVDIRRTPLELLLKVLDVDGAVRRVQGGWVATGQPWTYDAERYERIAAERRAEQQHMIDYEQTDGCRMEFLQRSLDDDTAAPCGRCDNCAGIWFPSEIGESATSQAAESLDRVGVPVEPRRAWPTGADKLDVPVKGRIPASEQAGEGRALARLTDLGWGGTLRELFASGAPDAAVTPQVLGGCVRVLAGWGWTERPVAVVAMPSRSHPLLVDSLARGISEIGRLPYLGALDLVNGGPSGQPGGNSVFRLAGLWDRFSAQGLDIPEGPVLLVDDLADSRWTLTVAARTLRQAGATEVLPFVLALRG; encoded by the coding sequence ATGACTTCCCCCGCCGCTGTCGACACCCGCACCGCTGCGCTCTCGGCGCTCCGCGAGCTGGTCGGCCGTCCCGATGCCGACTTCCACGACGGGCAGTATGAGGCGATCGAAGCCCTCGTCGAGGGGCGGCGCCGCGCGCTCGTCGTGCAGCGCACCGGGTGGGGCAAGTCGGCCGTGTACTTCGTCGCGACGCTGCTCCTGCGGCGGCAGGGGGCCGGCCCCACCGTGCTGGTCTCGCCGCTGCTCGCACTGATGCGCGATCAGATCGCCGCGGCCGAGCGTGCGGGGGTTCGCGCCGTCGCGATCAACTCGACCAACGCGCATGAGTGGTCGGAAGTGATGGAGCAGCTCGACCGAGACGAGGTCGATGTGCTGCTCGTGTCTCCCGAGCGACTCAACAACCCCGCTTTCCGCGAGCAGCAGCTGCCCGCTCTCGTGCGCCGGATCGGCATGCTGGTCGTCGATGAGGCGCACTGCATCAGTGACTGGGGCCACGACTTCCGACCCGACTATCGGCGCTTGCGCGACCTCATCGAGCAGATGCCTCCCCAGGTCCCGGTGCTCGCCACCACGGCGACCGCGAACAGCAGGGTGGTGGCGGATGTCGCGGAGCAGCTCGGCACCGGAGGTGCGGAATCCACGGAAGACCGACCCGAAGTGCTGACGATCCGAGGCCCGCTCGCGCGCACCTCGCTGCGACTCGGTGTGCTGCGGCTGCGTGATTCGGCGAGCCGGTTGGCGTGGTTGCTGAGCCACATCGACGACCTGCCCGGCTCCGGCATCATCTACACGCTCACCGTCGCCGCCGCGGTCGACACCGCGCGGTTGCTGCGCGATCACGGTCATGAGGTGCGTGCTTACACAGGGCAGACCGACACCGACGAGCGCGCCGAGTCCGAGGGGATGCTGAAGCGCAACGAGGTCAAGGCGCTCGTCGCCACGAGCGCACTCGGCATGGGGTTCGACAAGCCCGACCTCGGGTTCGTGTTGCACCTCGGGGCACCCTCATCACCGGTGGCCTACTACCAGCAGGTCGGCCGTGCCGGTCGCGCGAGCGAGAGCGCCGACGTCCTGCTGCTGCCGGGCGTCGAAGATCGCGACATCTGGCACTACTTCGCGACCGCGTCGATGCCCGACCGCGAGCGGGCCGAACGCGTGATCGGGGCGCTCGGCGATCAGCCGATCTCCACACCGGCGCTCGAGGCGATGGTCGACATCCGGCGAACCCCTCTCGAACTGCTGCTCAAGGTGCTCGACGTCGACGGTGCGGTGCGTCGGGTGCAGGGCGGGTGGGTCGCGACCGGTCAGCCATGGACGTACGACGCCGAGCGCTACGAGCGCATCGCCGCCGAGCGCCGCGCCGAGCAGCAGCACATGATCGACTACGAGCAGACCGACGGATGCCGCATGGAGTTCCTCCAGCGCTCACTCGACGACGACACCGCTGCCCCCTGTGGACGGTGCGACAACTGCGCGGGGATCTGGTTCCCGAGCGAGATCGGAGAGTCGGCCACCTCTCAGGCGGCGGAGTCGCTTGATCGCGTCGGGGTCCCCGTCGAACCGCGCCGCGCCTGGCCGACAGGGGCCGACAAGCTCGACGTCCCGGTCAAGGGGCGCATCCCGGCGAGTGAGCAGGCGGGAGAGGGGCGCGCTCTCGCGCGACTGACCGATCTCGGCTGGGGAGGCACCCTGCGCGAGCTGTTCGCCTCGGGAGCGCCCGACGCCGCGGTGACGCCGCAGGTGCTCGGGGGATGTGTGCGGGTCCTCGCCGGCTGGGGCTGGACGGAGCGCCCCGTCGCGGTGGTCGCCATGCCGTCGCGGTCGCATCCGCTGCTGGTCGACTCTCTCGCCCGCGGGATCTCCGAGATCGGGCGACTGCCGTACCTCGGCGCTCTCGATCTCGTGAACGGCGGACCGTCGGGGCAGCCCGGCGGCAACAGCGTCTTCCGTCTCGCCGGTCTCTGGGACAGGTTCAGCGCGCAGGGCCTCGACATTCCCGAGGGCCCGGTACTCCTCGTCGACGACCTGGCCGACAGCCGGTGGACCCTCACCGTCGCTGCACGCACGCTCCGTCAGGCCGGTGCCACCGAGGTGCTTCCGTTCGTGCTCGCGCTCCGCGGCTGA
- a CDS encoding helix-turn-helix domain-containing protein, which translates to MSRAAELIRYARRQSGLTQSALARLAGVTQSVVSEYETGRREPSFDAVDRLISAAGLIVEVTPRTTEEQSARDRVIALSGELRRALLPLGVQRIRLFGSVARDDESASSDIDLAVDVASTVGVFDLLRMRREAEKVLGRPVDLVPSDGLKPAVAEAVEREAVTL; encoded by the coding sequence ATGAGTCGCGCCGCCGAGCTGATCCGCTACGCCCGCCGCCAGAGCGGACTCACGCAGTCCGCTCTGGCTCGACTGGCCGGCGTGACACAGAGCGTCGTCAGCGAATATGAGACCGGCAGGCGCGAGCCGTCTTTCGACGCGGTCGACCGGCTGATCTCGGCCGCTGGGCTGATCGTCGAGGTCACCCCGCGCACTACGGAGGAGCAGAGCGCGCGCGACCGAGTGATCGCGCTGTCCGGTGAACTCCGGCGCGCACTCCTGCCGCTCGGGGTGCAGCGCATCCGCCTCTTCGGCAGCGTCGCTCGCGACGACGAGAGTGCGTCAAGTGACATCGATCTGGCCGTTGATGTCGCGTCGACCGTCGGCGTGTTCGATCTGCTGCGGATGCGGCGAGAGGCCGAGAAGGTACTCGGCCGACCGGTCGACCTCGTCCCCTCCGACGGCCTCAAACCCGCGGTGGCAGAAGCGGTCGAACGTGAAGCCGTCACGTTGTGA
- the paaK gene encoding phenylacetate--CoA ligase PaaK has product MMTTTDARPEFGAETELHSPEALGRLQLERLQWTVHHAYENVPTYRRKFDEHGVHPDDIRALDDVQKLPFTTKADLRESYPFGMFAVPMADVRRVHASSGTTGRPTVVGYTEGDLGRWSDLIARSLHAAGIRAGMKVHNAYGYGLFTGGLGAHAGIERLGATVIPVSGGQTARQVQLITDFEPDAILCTPSYLLTIADAMEAAGIDPRSTSLRVAVLGAEPWTNEMRREIERRLNIDAVDIYGLSEVMGPGVASESVLTKDGPHIWEDHFLPEIIDGDTGGRLADGELGELVFTSLTKEAFPVIRYRTRDLTRLLPGTTYPALRRIEKITGRNDDMIILRGVNLFPTQIEELVMGIETLTPHFVLELHHVAQLDTMTVRIERHPSLSAEECDAAAAVLHHRIKMHIGTSVDVKVEEPGTLPRSEGKYKRVYDLR; this is encoded by the coding sequence ATGATGACCACGACAGACGCCCGCCCCGAGTTCGGAGCAGAGACGGAACTGCACTCACCCGAGGCGCTCGGCCGCCTGCAGTTGGAGCGTCTGCAGTGGACGGTGCACCACGCCTATGAGAACGTGCCGACCTATCGCCGCAAGTTCGACGAACACGGCGTGCACCCCGACGACATCCGCGCGCTCGACGATGTGCAGAAGCTTCCGTTCACCACCAAGGCCGACCTGCGCGAGAGCTACCCGTTCGGGATGTTCGCGGTGCCGATGGCCGACGTCCGCCGCGTCCATGCGTCGTCCGGTACGACGGGGCGTCCGACCGTGGTCGGATACACGGAGGGGGACCTCGGCCGATGGAGTGACCTGATCGCCCGGTCACTGCACGCCGCGGGCATCCGCGCCGGGATGAAGGTGCACAACGCGTACGGCTACGGGCTCTTCACGGGCGGACTCGGCGCGCACGCGGGTATCGAGCGTCTGGGCGCCACGGTGATCCCCGTGTCCGGCGGCCAGACGGCCCGGCAGGTGCAGCTGATCACCGACTTCGAGCCGGATGCCATCCTGTGCACGCCGAGCTACCTGCTCACGATCGCGGATGCGATGGAGGCGGCCGGGATCGACCCGAGGTCGACGTCGCTCCGAGTCGCGGTGCTCGGCGCCGAGCCGTGGACGAACGAGATGCGGCGGGAGATCGAGCGACGACTGAACATCGACGCGGTCGACATCTACGGGCTCAGCGAGGTCATGGGACCCGGTGTCGCGAGCGAGAGCGTGCTCACGAAGGACGGCCCGCACATCTGGGAGGACCACTTCCTGCCTGAGATCATCGACGGCGACACCGGCGGGCGGCTGGCGGATGGCGAGCTCGGCGAGCTGGTCTTCACCTCGCTCACCAAGGAGGCGTTCCCCGTCATCCGCTACCGCACGCGCGACCTGACCCGCCTGCTGCCCGGAACGACGTATCCCGCGCTGCGGCGCATCGAGAAGATCACCGGGCGCAACGACGACATGATCATCCTGCGCGGCGTGAACCTGTTCCCCACGCAGATCGAGGAGCTCGTGATGGGCATCGAGACGCTCACGCCGCACTTCGTGCTCGAGCTGCACCACGTCGCTCAGCTCGACACCATGACCGTGCGCATCGAGCGGCACCCGTCGTTGAGCGCCGAGGAGTGCGATGCCGCTGCCGCGGTGCTCCACCATCGCATCAAGATGCACATCGGCACGAGCGTCGATGTCAAGGTCGAGGAGCCCGGCACCCTGCCTCGGAGCGAGGGCAAGTACAAGCGCGTGTACGACCTGCGCTGA